The following are encoded together in the Diabrotica undecimpunctata isolate CICGRU chromosome 7, icDiaUnde3, whole genome shotgun sequence genome:
- the LOC140445955 gene encoding uncharacterized protein isoform X1 yields the protein MSFLITEDSITQSDVETRGDEEDLDLKIKFETDDTIPSENSTSDSTKLIIPVDSEAAGEEIKVTKVNGSDCNKERNNAKENSIWVSNLNSNIKAVDVREVFGKIGKVKGVKILTNNSNYFAYVTMKDAGQVAQCIEKLNNTALNGENICLSTTKPRIKEPETKVKKKEDNKDLLKQEHNVTGTTSKSDNKVKLISEVSNTDRKSDSIIAQQKREISRLKHELKIVNSRNSSLKPNLKDIQRKYDTVYSKYKNLKNEMEKMETENRQRRRKLILDQESFERSIKMKMESVDNLKQELNRQLEVTKQLKERLNNKLSDMNNCNTYKRTRSPSRSRRSTTSRRGQQGKKFRYFDDFEKTKTPPPPNLRIESGKQSGYNASSSSHAPVFSSGMKPATGFNRHGNGPFQQSIHHHSNLDQRRAHTHEYGAFSASQPFSMAQPVRGNNSNLPYYQY from the exons ATGTCCTTCCTAATTACTGAGGATTCTATTACCCAAAGCGATGTCGAGACTCGAGGAGACGAGGAGGATTTAGACCTAAAAATCAAATTTGAAACTGATGATACTATTCCGTCCGAAAACAGTACTTCTG atTCAACAAAGCTAATTATTCCAGTTGATTCCGAAGCCGCAGGAGAGGAGATCAAGGTCACCAAAGTTAATGGATCAGATTGCAATAAAGAGCGGAACAACGCCAAAGAAAACTCTATCTGGGTATCTAACCTTAACAGCAATATTAAAGCGGTTGATGTAAGGGAAGTTTTTGGCAAGATAGGAAAAGTAAAAGGTGTCAAAATTCTAACCAACAACAGCAACTATTTTGCTTATGTTACTATGAAAGATGCAGGGCAGGTTGCTCAATGTATCGAAAAGCTAAATAACACTGCGCTTAATGGAGAAAATATCTGCCTTTCCACAACAAAGCCGCGCATAAAAGAACCTGAGACTaaagttaaaaagaaagaagataaTAAAGATTTGTTAAAGCAAGAACACAACGTAACTGGAACAACATCTAAAAGCGATAATAAAGTAAAATTGATATCAGAAGTATCTAATACAGATAGAAAATCAGATTCTATCATTGCACAGCAGAAACGAGAAATTAGCAGACTGAAACacgaattaaaaattgtaaatagtaGAAATAGTAGCCTAAAACCGAATTTGAAAGATATTCAAAGAAAATACGACACAGTATATTCcaaatataaaaacttaaaaaacgaGATGGAAAAGATGGAGACGGAAAATCGCCAAAGACGCAGAAAGCTAATTTTGGACCAAGAAAGCTTCGAACgttcaataaaaatgaaaatggaatCGGTCGATAATCTCAAACAGGAGCTGAATAGACAGCTAGAGGTAACCAAACAGTTAAAGGAAAGGTTAAATAACAAATTAAGCGATATGAATAATTGTAACACTTACAAAAGAACCAGATCACCTTCCAGATCCAGAAGAAGCACCACTTCGCGCAGAGGACAGCAGGGTAAAAAATTTAGGTATTTTGATGATTTTGAGAAGACTAAAACGCCTCCACCACCCAACCTACGTATTGAATCAGGTAAGCAGTCTGGGTATAACGCTAGCTCTTCCAGTCACGCTCCAGTTTTCTCCAGCGGAATGAAGCCTGCAACTGGCTTCAACCGCCACGGGAACGGTCCATTCCAACAGTCAATTCATCATCATTCCAATCTAGATCAAAGAAGAGCCCATACTCATGAATATGGTGCGTTTTCAGCTTCGCAACCTTTTTCAATGGCGCAACCTGTGAGGGGTAATAACAGTAACTTACCGTACTATCagtattaa
- the LOC140445955 gene encoding uncharacterized protein isoform X2: MSFLITEDSITQSDVETRGDEEDLDLKIKFETDDTIPSENSTSDSTKLIIPVDSEAAGEEIKVTKVNGSDCNKERNNAKENSIWVSNLNSNIKAVDVREVFGKIGKVKGVKILTNNSNYFAYVTMKDAGQVAQCIEKLNNTALNGENICLSTTKPRIKEPETKVKKKEDNKDLLKQEHNVTGTTSKSDNKVKLISEVSNTDRKSDSIIAQQKREISRLKHELKIVNSRNSSLKPNLKDIQRKYDTVYSKYKNLKNEMEKMETENRQRRRKLILDQESFERSIKMKMESVDNLKQELNRQLEVTKQLKERLNNKLSDMNNCNTYKRTRSPSRSRRSTTSRRGQQGKKFRYFDDFEKTKTPPPPNLRIESGPVEDLRIPLNKKKTWTGNIKRDDLVVAENI, from the exons ATGTCCTTCCTAATTACTGAGGATTCTATTACCCAAAGCGATGTCGAGACTCGAGGAGACGAGGAGGATTTAGACCTAAAAATCAAATTTGAAACTGATGATACTATTCCGTCCGAAAACAGTACTTCTG atTCAACAAAGCTAATTATTCCAGTTGATTCCGAAGCCGCAGGAGAGGAGATCAAGGTCACCAAAGTTAATGGATCAGATTGCAATAAAGAGCGGAACAACGCCAAAGAAAACTCTATCTGGGTATCTAACCTTAACAGCAATATTAAAGCGGTTGATGTAAGGGAAGTTTTTGGCAAGATAGGAAAAGTAAAAGGTGTCAAAATTCTAACCAACAACAGCAACTATTTTGCTTATGTTACTATGAAAGATGCAGGGCAGGTTGCTCAATGTATCGAAAAGCTAAATAACACTGCGCTTAATGGAGAAAATATCTGCCTTTCCACAACAAAGCCGCGCATAAAAGAACCTGAGACTaaagttaaaaagaaagaagataaTAAAGATTTGTTAAAGCAAGAACACAACGTAACTGGAACAACATCTAAAAGCGATAATAAAGTAAAATTGATATCAGAAGTATCTAATACAGATAGAAAATCAGATTCTATCATTGCACAGCAGAAACGAGAAATTAGCAGACTGAAACacgaattaaaaattgtaaatagtaGAAATAGTAGCCTAAAACCGAATTTGAAAGATATTCAAAGAAAATACGACACAGTATATTCcaaatataaaaacttaaaaaacgaGATGGAAAAGATGGAGACGGAAAATCGCCAAAGACGCAGAAAGCTAATTTTGGACCAAGAAAGCTTCGAACgttcaataaaaatgaaaatggaatCGGTCGATAATCTCAAACAGGAGCTGAATAGACAGCTAGAGGTAACCAAACAGTTAAAGGAAAGGTTAAATAACAAATTAAGCGATATGAATAATTGTAACACTTACAAAAGAACCAGATCACCTTCCAGATCCAGAAGAAGCACCACTTCGCGCAGAGGACAGCAGGGTAAAAAATTTAGGTATTTTGATGATTTTGAGAAGACTAAAACGCCTCCACCACCCAACCTACGTATTGAATCAG